A single genomic interval of Brevibacillus brevis harbors:
- a CDS encoding vWA domain-containing protein, producing the protein MSQRRVSLLMLVCSLVGGVIGFLVGEVMLGKLSGEIPQWLLMGLYFGQYAFFVGLMCLIAEMISPRLNGDGWKQRYLGFSWKMLVPSTFLMVGVVALLLQLLYGSSFQQASGANNIVMVLDTSGSMQQSDPDNQLFKAAADMVQRMDSDMNIAVVTFHDQTNVLQPLTDLSSQSAKDEVVKKLLQYPRSDGGTRIDLALQAGLDQLQANQMTNSTVVLMSDGYSDLDIPAALAPYKQNQVIVHTVGMSQIDADGTALLQKIAAETGGSYFNVEHADQMTGIFGQIYDMSRTDRNIVSERTGATEESMFYAITRVVSVLIIGALLGLALGLIFDNRHLAKSFTIGGAVSGLLAGLVLEMGLSSINLLDMVVRLLACSLLAVILTLFTLFVPASTSGGSSFAKRRLNTRQSPRALDAGNQSNKRFDL; encoded by the coding sequence ATGAGTCAGAGAAGGGTAAGCTTACTCATGCTAGTTTGTAGTTTGGTAGGTGGCGTGATCGGATTTTTGGTCGGGGAAGTCATGCTCGGCAAGCTGTCCGGAGAAATACCGCAATGGTTGTTAATGGGACTTTATTTTGGTCAATATGCCTTTTTCGTAGGACTGATGTGCCTCATTGCGGAAATGATCTCGCCACGATTGAATGGAGACGGCTGGAAGCAACGCTATCTGGGGTTTTCCTGGAAAATGCTCGTGCCCAGCACGTTTTTGATGGTGGGCGTAGTGGCGCTCTTGCTTCAGTTGCTGTACGGGTCATCGTTTCAACAGGCCAGTGGGGCCAACAATATTGTCATGGTTCTGGATACGTCAGGCAGCATGCAGCAGTCTGACCCGGATAACCAATTGTTCAAAGCAGCAGCCGACATGGTGCAGCGCATGGACAGTGACATGAATATAGCGGTGGTTACGTTTCACGATCAAACGAATGTGCTGCAACCCCTCACCGATCTGAGTAGCCAGTCTGCGAAGGATGAGGTTGTGAAGAAGCTGCTCCAATATCCACGATCGGATGGAGGCACCCGGATCGACCTGGCACTGCAAGCGGGACTGGATCAGCTCCAGGCAAACCAAATGACAAACAGTACGGTCGTGCTGATGTCAGACGGCTATAGCGATCTGGATATCCCAGCCGCACTCGCGCCATACAAGCAGAACCAGGTGATTGTCCATACGGTAGGCATGAGCCAAATCGATGCAGATGGAACGGCGCTGCTGCAAAAGATCGCTGCTGAGACCGGCGGCAGCTATTTCAATGTTGAACACGCGGACCAAATGACAGGAATCTTTGGTCAGATTTACGATATGAGTCGAACAGACCGCAATATTGTTTCTGAGCGGACAGGAGCGACAGAAGAAAGCATGTTTTACGCTATTACCCGTGTGGTCAGTGTTCTGATCATCGGTGCTTTGCTCGGCTTGGCGCTGGGTCTGATTTTTGACAATCGTCATCTGGCCAAAAGCTTTACGATTGGCGGGGCGGTATCAGGACTGTTAGCCGGACTCGTTTTGGAAATGGGTCTGTCGTCGATCAACTTGCTCGATATGGTGGTACGTTTGCTGGCGTGCTCCTTGCTCGCCGTCATCCTGACATTGTTCACTCTCTTTGTGCCAGCTTCCACGAGTGGCGGATCGTCTTTTGCGAAGCGCAGACTGAACACCAGACAAAGCCCCCGTGCCTTGGACGCCGGGAACCAGAGCAACAAGCGGTTTGATCTGTAA
- a CDS encoding TRAFAC clade GTPase domain-containing protein has translation MLSFLKNMFEKKPQVKERLPFYDIVCPYCFAKYGPDQVVFRATHHRQDDEDYALQEDEILNAYRDKFGLDAIDELEAVIDPESIPSENHLYVDNVLAGVTDRYGMVSKRRLCPKCHNELPITAGKAPSNIISIVGASQVGKSVYMTSLIHTLQNTTANHFDAACMPLNAQISRKFRENYEAPLFERGQLLDSTQKEKRQEPFIFQFIFKDSDKAPLILVFFDVAGEGMVDREYLELYAAHVKNSSGILFLVDPLQIKTIRDRVMLQAGDEPGEFTARYDEPREVVITLFENFIGYQEQSKTHIPTAVVLTKSDMLHLIKEDDGEYIKSNSNVFRNFVHEQYLNTTEFENIDGEIRRFIEKVDRPFKDALDVYFTNTAYFAVSALGSNPVNQRVSGVVTPIRVDEPFIWLMHQLDYIEGRER, from the coding sequence ATGCTGTCGTTTTTGAAAAACATGTTTGAAAAGAAGCCGCAGGTCAAGGAACGGCTTCCTTTTTACGATATTGTCTGCCCGTACTGCTTCGCCAAATACGGACCGGACCAAGTTGTCTTCCGTGCCACACATCATCGTCAGGATGACGAAGACTACGCGTTGCAGGAGGATGAGATTCTTAATGCATACCGGGATAAATTCGGACTGGATGCCATCGATGAGCTGGAAGCAGTGATCGATCCGGAATCCATCCCGTCGGAAAACCATTTGTACGTTGATAACGTCCTCGCAGGTGTGACCGACCGATATGGCATGGTTTCCAAGCGCAGACTGTGCCCGAAATGCCACAACGAGCTGCCGATTACGGCGGGTAAAGCGCCGAGCAACATTATTTCGATTGTCGGGGCGTCTCAAGTCGGAAAGTCCGTTTACATGACCTCATTGATCCATACCTTGCAGAACACGACAGCGAATCACTTCGATGCAGCGTGTATGCCGCTCAATGCGCAGATTAGCCGCAAGTTCCGGGAGAACTATGAGGCACCCCTGTTTGAACGCGGACAGTTGCTCGATTCCACGCAAAAAGAAAAGCGACAGGAGCCGTTTATCTTCCAGTTCATTTTCAAGGATAGTGACAAGGCGCCATTGATCCTGGTGTTTTTCGACGTAGCAGGCGAGGGAATGGTCGACCGCGAGTATTTGGAGCTGTATGCGGCGCATGTGAAAAACTCGTCTGGCATCCTGTTCCTGGTCGATCCGCTGCAAATCAAGACAATTCGCGATCGGGTCATGCTGCAAGCAGGGGATGAGCCAGGGGAATTCACTGCCAGGTACGACGAGCCGCGTGAGGTCGTCATTACACTGTTTGAGAACTTTATCGGCTACCAGGAGCAGAGCAAGACACATATTCCGACTGCTGTCGTGTTGACGAAGAGCGACATGCTTCATCTGATCAAGGAAGACGATGGCGAATATATCAAGTCCAACAGCAACGTTTTCCGTAATTTCGTCCATGAACAATATTTAAATACAACTGAATTCGAGAACATTGATGGGGAAATTCGCCGATTCATCGAAAAGGTGGATAGACCGTTTAAAGACGCGTTGGATGTTTACTTTACGAATACGGCCTATTTCGCTGTATCTGCGCTGGGTAGCAATCCCGTCAATCAAAGGGTGAGTGGTGTCGTGACGCCGATTCGCGTCGATGAACCGTTTATTTGGTTGATGCACCAGCTTGATTACATCGAGGGGAGGGAGCGGTAG
- a CDS encoding tubulin-like doman-containing protein gives MKAVVREHIQQLDVSLGGGIVSDKIRVDTIDNPMLVIGLGGTGIDALLRLKYQVNRRFKLPVDQLSKKRKEKPDNIEFIAFETNEHDRNKKYKGIGLDPVTEFVLLSNPEIGGVLQNRSILEPYITDWLSPELTITDGISGASGVRQAGRLLLFTKITQVVQTIEKKVKMLCEGTNKKLTVFLLSGLSGGTGSGCFLDIAYIVRGILERDFGSAGVDKVNTLGYLFTPDVNLSNKSLSSHTRDYIMKNGYAALKELDYWMNADERNERFRQQYGNVLTVQSPMPPFNLCHLISATNLEGKALENAYDYCMNVTAENITNFMASEEKRSGEEFAIHDYISNIRTNINQMPKAYAANYQYNVIGASSAVLPIEEMTTYLAYRLFKKMEKMFTVAPTQEDAEKFARKLGIDIDSISRKFEERVPEPLPGYENSERLNYGNVITQQVVSIDHELEQGYLAKAREAYIKSKKQMPGDMISVFGEMITRVFLHPQQGPFYASRLIHSDKGYCLMKMILSYIESLKANLESFPPEIEGARENANEKLGDARSAFISKEKKKNSYIEAKINEYQLLADQEKLEQMIEFYEELHRLLNAENNRIYNVFTEILNALNQIFEQNGDILINGGEESDRTGNKTYYWNIVSVPDISKVVSNILEQKEADDLIRDFTSELLRHSDQWVKEQELDIVSSISEFLSEKFGELITKSMEEFLVIKYGQDETLDRIVERKIASKLDEEAIPVFHLSNNLGNMHFPSWGFVSVPLKAPSILKGIKNYQNTAISGSRFTVKESEVKNRIFWLNTKNGVPLFAYTPLKVYEESYERTILDREGIGRHLVQTEKNNWTYLPSPIPEKSWGDTYQNGRIKAYNAKVRELFDRAVRYGAIREKGSDSQTSNRYESIVTKPFSLATFLAKHQAQGDATKLSPGEIKRALVELKGFMKDGLEQEFTRDVFGSINEEMAKENLIRYPEQIRLIEQEVRKYEEIEAKIQELEQIVGAIKDEEELVTRFIEALYTGTICKRGALYVYDKDEEEDAWEPFINLMKVNKHVEFAIYEKYRALDHKSMATIQRKAAKRSDAMTSAEDTQQLLAKLEEIASAFQETKNDLEYDRDEYVNGEELFQFYKKVWSKVNDMRKTLQ, from the coding sequence ATGAAAGCAGTCGTGAGAGAACACATTCAACAATTGGACGTATCCCTCGGCGGAGGAATCGTCAGTGACAAGATTCGCGTTGATACAATCGATAACCCGATGCTCGTTATCGGTCTTGGCGGTACAGGAATTGACGCGCTTTTGCGCCTGAAATACCAAGTGAACAGACGCTTCAAGCTGCCGGTTGACCAGCTTTCCAAGAAGCGCAAGGAAAAGCCGGACAATATTGAATTTATCGCGTTTGAAACGAACGAGCATGACCGCAACAAAAAGTACAAGGGCATCGGGCTCGATCCAGTGACGGAGTTCGTACTCCTGTCCAATCCTGAGATCGGCGGTGTGTTGCAGAATCGCAGCATTCTGGAGCCGTACATCACCGATTGGCTCTCGCCAGAGCTGACGATTACGGACGGAATCAGCGGAGCATCGGGTGTACGCCAGGCAGGTCGACTTCTTCTCTTTACAAAAATTACGCAAGTCGTCCAAACGATTGAGAAAAAGGTCAAGATGCTGTGCGAAGGCACGAACAAAAAGCTGACTGTATTTCTCCTGAGTGGTTTATCCGGGGGAACGGGGAGCGGTTGCTTCCTCGACATCGCCTATATCGTACGAGGCATTTTGGAGCGCGACTTTGGCAGTGCAGGGGTAGACAAGGTGAATACGTTGGGCTACCTGTTCACACCTGACGTCAACCTTTCGAACAAGAGCCTCAGCTCGCACACACGCGACTACATCATGAAAAACGGTTACGCGGCATTAAAAGAGCTGGACTACTGGATGAATGCGGATGAGCGCAATGAGCGTTTCCGCCAGCAATACGGCAATGTACTTACCGTGCAATCGCCAATGCCACCATTCAACCTGTGCCATTTGATTTCTGCGACCAATCTGGAAGGCAAAGCACTGGAAAACGCCTACGATTACTGCATGAACGTAACCGCGGAGAACATTACGAACTTCATGGCGAGCGAAGAAAAGCGCTCGGGTGAAGAGTTTGCGATCCACGACTATATCAGCAACATCCGTACGAACATCAACCAGATGCCAAAAGCGTACGCAGCCAACTACCAATACAACGTCATCGGTGCTTCCTCTGCTGTCTTGCCGATCGAAGAGATGACAACGTACTTGGCATATCGCTTGTTTAAAAAGATGGAAAAAATGTTCACGGTAGCACCAACGCAAGAAGATGCGGAGAAATTCGCCCGCAAGCTCGGAATCGACATCGACTCGATTTCTCGCAAGTTCGAGGAGCGCGTTCCTGAACCGTTGCCAGGCTATGAGAACAGCGAACGTCTGAACTACGGCAACGTGATCACTCAGCAAGTCGTGAGCATCGATCACGAGCTGGAGCAAGGCTATCTCGCCAAAGCACGCGAAGCGTACATCAAGTCCAAAAAGCAGATGCCAGGCGACATGATCTCTGTTTTTGGCGAAATGATCACGCGTGTATTCCTGCACCCGCAGCAAGGACCTTTCTATGCGTCCCGTCTGATTCATTCGGACAAAGGCTACTGCCTGATGAAAATGATCCTCTCCTACATCGAGAGCCTCAAGGCGAATTTGGAGAGCTTCCCGCCTGAGATCGAGGGCGCAAGAGAGAATGCGAATGAAAAGCTGGGCGATGCCCGCAGTGCTTTCATCTCCAAGGAGAAGAAGAAAAACAGCTACATCGAAGCGAAGATCAACGAATACCAGCTCCTGGCTGATCAGGAAAAGCTGGAGCAAATGATCGAATTCTACGAAGAGCTGCACCGTTTGTTGAATGCAGAAAACAACCGCATTTATAACGTATTTACTGAGATTTTGAACGCACTCAACCAAATTTTCGAGCAAAACGGCGACATCCTGATCAACGGAGGAGAAGAGAGCGACCGCACTGGCAACAAGACATACTACTGGAACATCGTCAGCGTGCCGGATATCTCCAAGGTAGTCAGCAACATCCTGGAGCAAAAAGAGGCGGATGACCTGATCCGTGATTTCACCAGCGAGCTGCTGCGGCATTCCGATCAGTGGGTCAAAGAGCAGGAGCTGGATATCGTCAGCTCGATTTCCGAATTCCTCTCGGAGAAGTTCGGTGAGCTGATCACCAAGTCGATGGAAGAATTCCTCGTGATCAAATACGGTCAGGACGAGACACTCGATCGCATCGTAGAGCGCAAGATTGCGAGCAAGCTGGATGAAGAGGCGATTCCGGTCTTCCATCTGAGCAATAATCTCGGCAATATGCACTTCCCTTCCTGGGGCTTTGTATCCGTGCCCCTGAAGGCACCATCGATCTTGAAGGGGATTAAAAACTATCAAAATACAGCGATTAGCGGATCGCGCTTTACCGTCAAAGAAAGCGAAGTCAAAAACCGCATCTTCTGGCTGAATACGAAAAACGGTGTTCCACTGTTCGCTTACACACCGTTGAAGGTCTACGAGGAAAGCTACGAACGTACAATTCTGGACAGAGAGGGTATCGGACGCCACCTCGTTCAAACCGAAAAGAACAACTGGACGTACCTCCCATCGCCTATTCCGGAAAAATCGTGGGGAGATACGTACCAAAACGGACGGATCAAAGCGTACAACGCCAAAGTACGCGAATTGTTTGACCGTGCGGTGCGCTACGGAGCCATCCGCGAAAAAGGCAGCGACAGCCAGACCAGCAACCGCTATGAATCCATCGTGACGAAGCCGTTCTCGCTGGCCACTTTCTTGGCTAAGCACCAAGCACAAGGAGACGCGACCAAGCTGAGTCCTGGAGAGATCAAGCGTGCATTGGTTGAGCTCAAAGGCTTCATGAAAGATGGTCTGGAGCAAGAATTTACGCGTGATGTGTTCGGCAGTATCAATGAAGAGATGGCAAAAGAAAACCTGATTCGCTATCCAGAGCAGATTCGCCTGATCGAACAAGAAGTACGCAAATACGAAGAAATCGAGGCCAAAATCCAGGAGCTGGAGCAGATTGTAGGTGCCATCAAGGACGAAGAAGAGCTGGTGACCCGATTCATCGAAGCCCTTTACACAGGGACGATTTGCAAGCGCGGTGCGCTCTACGTCTACGACAAGGATGAGGAAGAAGATGCGTGGGAGCCGTTCATCAACCTGATGAAAGTCAACAAGCATGTTGAATTTGCGATCTATGAAAAATACCGCGCATTGGATCACAAGAGCATGGCAACCATCCAGCGCAAAGCTGCAAAACGCAGTGACGCGATGACTTCAGCAGAGGATACGCAGCAGTTGCTGGCAAAACTCGAAGAAATCGCATCTGCTTTCCAAGAAACGAAAAATGATCTGGAATACGACCGCGACGAATACGTAAACGGTGAAGAGCTGTTCCAGTTCTACAAAAAGGTTTGGTCAAAAGTAAACGATATGCGCAAGACGCTGCAATAA
- a CDS encoding vWA domain-containing protein, whose amino-acid sequence MQIIRFRMLCRYVACLALLLVSVLSVTHPAFAQTSGNNMDAVLVVDVSNSMTQSDKNKVSNEAMKMFVDMTSIQANKVGVVAYTDKIEREKALLEINSEEDKNDIKAFIDSLQKGAYTDIAVGVTEAVKILDAGRNPNNAPIIVLLADGNNYLNKASSRTQAQSDQELQQAVKEAKDKGYPIYTIGLNADGQLNRSTLQQIAAETNGKFFETSTADKLPQILSEIFANHLKLKVVPVKSFVANGQAQEIPIPIPNGSVMEANISIMSQKAVEVKLFDPAGKEVQIPSNQVRLSKSNAYTMIKLVKPQQGDWKLQVKGAPKEKIDINLIFNYDLQLEMEPVTAKSFKAGDVVPIKAALVSNGQKVASPDLYKQMKATLIVNDKTDNKTNEVALNNTGSGFEGSFTIPSDHTYEIKIKAEDTSFYRETKPFLVDAAKTAGSGASKPNTTTDPAAESKPFPWMTVVGGTVVLILLIGAGLYALSIYRKANKGFAGQIAIEIVDEDTGEKSNPQYKKLNAFKGKVKLHQLLQLAPEFAETEKVIFLPGKNDTLIIENRSSCRIEKAGRVLDASKGKELKKNDRIKISLTNVNKSLYVDYIV is encoded by the coding sequence ATGCAAATAATACGATTCCGAATGTTATGTCGATACGTAGCATGTCTCGCCCTGCTCTTGGTCAGTGTCCTCTCCGTCACTCACCCAGCCTTTGCGCAAACGAGCGGAAACAATATGGACGCTGTCCTGGTCGTGGACGTCAGCAACTCCATGACCCAAAGCGATAAGAACAAAGTCAGTAACGAAGCGATGAAAATGTTCGTCGACATGACATCGATCCAAGCGAACAAGGTTGGTGTAGTGGCCTATACCGACAAGATCGAGCGGGAAAAAGCACTGCTCGAGATTAATTCCGAAGAAGACAAGAATGATATCAAAGCCTTCATCGACAGTCTGCAAAAAGGAGCCTACACCGATATCGCTGTCGGGGTAACGGAAGCAGTAAAAATCCTTGATGCAGGACGCAATCCAAACAATGCACCGATTATCGTGCTGTTGGCAGACGGAAACAACTATTTGAACAAAGCATCAAGCCGTACCCAAGCACAGTCAGATCAAGAGCTACAGCAAGCAGTGAAAGAGGCCAAAGACAAAGGCTATCCGATTTACACGATTGGCTTGAACGCAGACGGTCAGCTTAACCGCTCGACACTACAGCAGATTGCTGCGGAGACAAATGGTAAATTTTTTGAAACGAGCACAGCGGACAAGCTCCCGCAAATCTTGAGCGAAATCTTTGCGAATCACCTGAAGCTGAAGGTTGTCCCGGTGAAAAGCTTCGTTGCAAACGGTCAGGCTCAGGAAATTCCGATCCCCATCCCGAATGGCAGCGTCATGGAAGCCAACATCTCGATCATGTCGCAAAAAGCAGTGGAAGTGAAGCTGTTCGATCCGGCTGGCAAGGAGGTACAAATTCCTTCCAACCAGGTCAGACTGTCGAAATCCAATGCGTACACGATGATCAAGCTGGTCAAGCCACAGCAGGGCGATTGGAAGCTACAGGTAAAAGGTGCCCCGAAGGAAAAAATCGATATTAACCTCATCTTCAACTACGATCTGCAATTGGAGATGGAGCCAGTCACAGCCAAGAGCTTCAAAGCTGGCGATGTCGTACCGATCAAGGCTGCACTTGTTTCAAACGGACAGAAGGTAGCGAGTCCTGATCTGTACAAACAAATGAAGGCAACATTAATCGTCAATGACAAGACGGACAATAAGACGAATGAGGTCGCCCTGAACAATACGGGCAGCGGGTTCGAAGGCAGCTTTACAATCCCGTCTGACCATACGTACGAGATAAAAATCAAGGCAGAAGACACCAGTTTTTACCGGGAGACAAAGCCATTCCTTGTAGACGCTGCGAAAACAGCAGGTTCTGGAGCGAGCAAGCCGAACACAACCACTGATCCTGCGGCAGAATCGAAACCATTTCCATGGATGACCGTAGTAGGAGGTACCGTGGTTCTCATCCTGTTGATCGGTGCAGGCTTGTACGCACTGTCGATCTATCGCAAGGCGAACAAGGGCTTCGCGGGCCAAATCGCCATCGAGATCGTGGATGAGGATACAGGGGAAAAGTCCAATCCGCAGTACAAGAAACTGAACGCGTTCAAAGGAAAAGTGAAGCTGCACCAACTCTTGCAGCTCGCCCCTGAGTTTGCGGAGACAGAGAAAGTCATCTTTTTACCAGGAAAAAACGATACGCTGATCATCGAAAACCGTTCGAGCTGTCGAATCGAAAAGGCCGGACGTGTACTCGATGCAAGCAAAGGCAAAGAGCTGAAGAAAAACGATCGCATCAAAATTTCGTTAACGAATGTGAACAAGTCCTTATATGTAGATTACATCGTCTAG
- a CDS encoding cupin domain-containing protein → MSNLSRSVSNPHNNEVVTFLKTTEETNGEYLLFRTDLPPDNGIFLHYHTKLVETFEGVIGNLEVTIDGKKVILKPGEKLTIPTDKVHGFHNPSNEFVSFDVEIRPAGTFEAFVRCGYGLDTDGRSFYLPIIKQNIPKNILLLGTIFQMGQFYLPIIPRFLQKGMFAVFAALARWTGSDKSLEKYYKATPTAPVSHSEIEQTAQKTLQG, encoded by the coding sequence TTGTCAAATCTAAGTCGCAGTGTAAGTAACCCGCACAATAATGAAGTGGTCACCTTTTTAAAGACAACGGAAGAAACGAATGGCGAATATTTGTTATTCCGTACCGATCTTCCACCGGATAACGGGATTTTTCTACACTATCATACAAAACTTGTCGAAACCTTTGAAGGTGTAATTGGAAATTTAGAGGTAACTATTGATGGAAAAAAAGTAATCCTGAAGCCGGGAGAGAAGCTAACCATTCCGACAGACAAGGTTCATGGGTTTCACAACCCCTCTAACGAATTCGTGAGCTTCGATGTCGAAATCCGACCGGCAGGTACTTTTGAAGCGTTTGTCCGCTGTGGATACGGGCTCGATACAGACGGGCGCAGCTTTTATTTGCCGATTATCAAGCAAAATATCCCAAAAAATATTCTCCTCTTGGGAACGATCTTTCAGATGGGGCAGTTTTATCTCCCAATCATTCCGCGCTTCCTGCAAAAAGGCATGTTCGCTGTGTTCGCTGCACTGGCTCGTTGGACAGGCTCAGATAAATCGCTGGAAAAATACTACAAAGCCACTCCCACTGCACCAGTCTCTCATTCCGAAATCGAGCAAACAGCGCAAAAGACCTTGCAAGGATAA
- a CDS encoding SH3 domain-containing protein: MLPISPYHRSLWVRNIFLGLFALGLIAVLLKLGFGYKQIALYKQAKTFYEQKNLLQAEKTFSRAHDMAVLSYGDDEWNSIMFQLSSIRTELEGLQQHSHAAISEKKVAEIGAVYEHYQAVKKNYQNQKDVPAMFFQQLSAHLGMDKSFSDYYLNALQTAKAQAQSNLEKENYQDESFIETLLAVPDEYYGGKKKKQAELSALFQNYEKTKLRALIASASFEEVITKTATSIRHYEKLGIETNWLVDQLEKYALAKIKEVIRSKDLSAFVDMAAAYRKIEDVLSSDSPVLDSITRYLEGKLKQAEQYIKSFEFTKARELYEQLNPLQDTATLLSDLEKLWLEYDPARLLQLRYPDRTFTDMLSGTDRWGAKLYAFGLSNADQRLYFAAKMPNDSLLYLDQPLDVDMKSAKAKIDDTLGSKEKPVIIVSASGKERANAYAALSPNLTKESLDKRFSVEADELSVEDSEHVIMKNTVGKGENEIALFKLEDNGLAYIEKLADLEESSEETTEVTGSEDATSPADGSTEATDQTPPATQKIDVFAGPGEEYEKIGQVVADGSFQVIADLNGWYQIVFDGKEGWIRATESTP, translated from the coding sequence ATGTTGCCTATCTCTCCCTATCATAGGTCCCTCTGGGTCCGTAATATTTTTCTCGGGCTCTTTGCCTTGGGCTTGATCGCCGTTCTGTTGAAGCTCGGATTCGGGTACAAGCAGATTGCGCTGTATAAACAGGCAAAGACGTTTTATGAGCAAAAGAACCTGCTGCAAGCCGAGAAAACCTTTTCTCGTGCACATGATATGGCTGTCCTGTCCTACGGCGATGACGAATGGAATTCCATCATGTTCCAACTTTCTTCTATCCGTACTGAGCTGGAGGGGCTTCAACAGCACTCGCACGCGGCCATTTCAGAAAAGAAGGTCGCAGAAATCGGTGCGGTCTATGAACACTATCAAGCTGTCAAAAAGAATTACCAGAATCAAAAAGACGTACCGGCGATGTTTTTCCAGCAATTGTCCGCTCATTTGGGTATGGATAAGAGCTTTTCCGATTATTACTTGAATGCCTTGCAAACAGCGAAGGCGCAGGCACAATCGAATCTCGAAAAGGAAAACTATCAGGACGAATCTTTCATTGAAACACTCCTTGCAGTTCCAGATGAGTACTATGGCGGCAAAAAGAAGAAGCAGGCTGAGCTCTCGGCCCTTTTCCAGAACTATGAAAAGACGAAGCTGCGGGCGCTGATCGCTTCGGCTTCTTTTGAAGAAGTCATCACCAAAACGGCTACAAGCATTCGCCATTACGAAAAACTGGGTATCGAGACAAATTGGTTAGTGGATCAGTTGGAAAAGTATGCGCTAGCTAAAATCAAGGAAGTCATCCGATCGAAGGATTTGAGTGCCTTTGTTGACATGGCAGCCGCCTATCGCAAAATCGAGGATGTGCTGTCCAGTGATTCACCTGTCCTTGATTCGATCACCCGCTATCTGGAAGGCAAGCTCAAGCAGGCAGAACAATACATCAAATCGTTCGAGTTCACCAAAGCGCGTGAATTGTACGAGCAGTTGAATCCGCTACAGGATACGGCTACGCTCCTGTCTGATCTGGAAAAGCTCTGGTTGGAATACGATCCAGCACGCTTATTGCAATTGAGATATCCAGACAGAACGTTCACTGACATGCTCTCCGGCACAGATCGCTGGGGAGCAAAGCTTTACGCATTTGGACTCTCTAACGCAGATCAACGTCTTTATTTTGCAGCGAAAATGCCAAATGACTCACTCCTCTATCTCGATCAACCGCTGGATGTGGACATGAAATCGGCTAAGGCTAAGATCGACGATACTCTCGGGAGTAAAGAAAAGCCTGTAATTATCGTGAGTGCTTCCGGCAAGGAACGTGCTAACGCCTACGCAGCATTGTCTCCGAATTTGACAAAAGAGTCACTCGATAAGCGCTTTTCGGTCGAGGCGGATGAACTCAGTGTAGAAGACTCCGAGCATGTGATCATGAAAAATACGGTAGGGAAAGGTGAAAACGAAATCGCTTTGTTCAAGCTCGAGGACAATGGCTTGGCTTACATCGAAAAGCTGGCTGATTTGGAGGAGAGTTCCGAAGAAACGACCGAGGTAACTGGGTCAGAAGACGCGACTTCCCCTGCCGACGGGTCGACAGAAGCGACAGATCAAACTCCCCCTGCCACTCAAAAAATCGATGTTTTCGCGGGTCCAGGTGAAGAATATGAGAAGATCGGTCAGGTAGTAGCAGATGGTTCCTTCCAAGTCATCGCAGATCTGAATGGCTGGTACCAGATTGTGTTTGATGGAAAAGAAGGCTGGATACGCGCTACCGAATCAACGCCATAA
- a CDS encoding MBL fold metallo-hydrolase: MKANTGVKMIPLQGEAFGKPMVINPTLLWDDNRAVLVDTGMPGSWETIRQEMSRAGIPPERLQAIILTHQDVDHIGGLPEIVRELGGQVEIYAHELDQPYIEGTRPLLKANPQSMAPLLAMLPEKEREYLQRLCENPPKAMVHKTLADAEILPYCGGIRIIHTPGHTPGHISLYVQDSKTLIAGDAMVYMNEALRGPIPQNTLDMEIAVNSLKKFENLEINSIICYHGGMCQNNVQEQLDALIR, encoded by the coding sequence ATGAAAGCAAACACAGGTGTGAAAATGATTCCGTTGCAAGGAGAGGCATTTGGCAAGCCGATGGTGATCAATCCCACCTTACTTTGGGATGATAATCGAGCGGTATTAGTAGATACAGGAATGCCTGGTTCCTGGGAGACCATTCGTCAGGAGATGAGCCGTGCTGGCATCCCCCCTGAGCGTTTGCAGGCTATCATTTTGACACATCAAGACGTTGATCATATCGGCGGTCTTCCAGAAATCGTTCGTGAGCTTGGCGGACAGGTTGAAATATACGCGCATGAGCTAGATCAGCCGTATATTGAAGGCACACGCCCTCTCCTCAAAGCAAACCCCCAAAGCATGGCCCCTTTACTTGCGATGTTGCCTGAAAAGGAACGCGAGTACTTGCAACGGCTTTGCGAAAATCCGCCAAAGGCAATGGTGCACAAGACGCTGGCAGATGCAGAGATTCTGCCGTATTGTGGGGGAATTCGCATTATTCATACTCCCGGACATACGCCGGGGCATATCAGCCTTTATGTACAGGATAGCAAGACCTTGATAGCAGGCGATGCTATGGTGTACATGAACGAAGCGCTACGAGGACCGATTCCGCAAAACACTCTCGATATGGAAATAGCAGTAAACTCATTAAAAAAATTCGAGAACTTGGAAATTAATAGTATCATTTGTTATCATGGAGGCATGTGCCAAAACAACGTGCAAGAGCAGCTTGATGCTCTGATACGGTGA